A stretch of the Clostridium fungisolvens genome encodes the following:
- a CDS encoding GGDEF domain-containing protein has protein sequence MLERIKEALFSANDTNYDEELIQLRNRLNYKRSYFALRTIAFIALIITIASFIYGSIYDFQWDQYNISNYRFYYLGLFCISIVLLLMLNLIKKKKKFIEKHFSYMQIAMILVVIIWTIAYMESSAEQSVTNSIPYNQILFSSAATFYLSKRQVILTYGLIHILFIGDFIRIHGYANNTIFFINLTLTLVVSIIIAIRNYDNMIERHKQDISIKNKNLSLMKMNNSLHFANKKLKDMSDKDFLTNIANKRKLDRMTYMYWNSLKKFSSSLSIMIADIDFFKQYNDFYGHVKGDSCLVKIATSINEVVEKNLGVVGRYGGEEFFVILPNRNFDDAVAICEEIRKRIEEERIPNEALGKDKFVTISAGVATVVPTDDFNLDFFINICDNKLYEAKKKGRNRIESIYL, from the coding sequence ATGTTGGAAAGGATTAAAGAAGCTTTATTTTCAGCAAATGATACGAATTATGATGAAGAGTTGATTCAGTTAAGGAATAGATTGAATTATAAAAGAAGTTATTTTGCATTAAGAACAATAGCTTTCATTGCCTTAATTATTACTATAGCTTCATTTATTTATGGTAGTATCTATGATTTTCAATGGGATCAATATAATATTTCAAACTATAGGTTCTATTATTTGGGATTATTTTGTATCTCAATAGTGTTGCTATTAATGCTGAACTTGATAAAAAAGAAAAAGAAATTTATAGAAAAACATTTTTCTTATATGCAGATTGCTATGATATTAGTAGTAATAATCTGGACGATAGCGTATATGGAGAGCTCAGCAGAACAAAGTGTTACAAATTCAATACCATATAACCAGATATTATTTTCTAGTGCGGCTACATTTTACTTATCTAAAAGACAGGTTATACTTACATATGGTCTTATACATATATTATTTATTGGAGATTTTATTAGGATACATGGTTATGCGAATAACACTATTTTCTTTATTAATTTAACTTTGACTTTAGTTGTTTCTATAATAATCGCTATTAGAAATTATGATAATATGATAGAAAGACATAAACAGGATATCAGTATAAAAAATAAAAATTTAAGTCTTATGAAAATGAATAATTCTTTACATTTTGCAAATAAAAAGCTCAAGGATATGAGTGACAAAGATTTCTTGACAAATATCGCAAACAAGAGAAAGCTTGATAGAATGACATATATGTATTGGAATAGTTTGAAGAAGTTTTCAAGTAGCTTATCTATAATGATTGCAGATATTGACTTCTTTAAACAATATAATGATTTTTATGGACATGTTAAAGGTGATAGTTGTTTAGTTAAGATAGCAACTAGTATAAATGAAGTTGTAGAAAAGAATTTAGGGGTTGTTGGAAGATATGGTGGAGAAGAATTTTTTGTTATACTTCCAAACAGAAATTTTGACGATGCAGTTGCCATATGTGAAGAAATAAGAAAGAGGATAGAGGAAGAAAGAATTCCAAATGAAGCTCTTGGAAAAGATAAATTCGTTACTATAAGTGCAGGGGTGGCAACTGTGGTTCCTACTGATGACTTTAATCTAGATTTTTTTATCAATATATGTGATAATAAACTTTATGAAGCTAAGAAAAAAGGACGAAATAGAATTGAAAGTATTTACCTATGA
- a CDS encoding restriction endonuclease has translation MQIITNFKFMFSFFILCIVINKILSVVTFFISKKNISIRQSYRLFSRNDLKTSETEYILEHLCSVLEEWGYKNSTISENLEEVICYKNNIATVVYYLQDKEGIIGSESLYSIVGKARAKKINHCIIVTTSDFDSKCSNAIKSIKKSGIDLKIIDGNELTKLIRENIEKQILAEGVV, from the coding sequence ATGCAAATAATAACAAACTTTAAATTTATGTTTAGTTTCTTTATTTTATGTATTGTTATAAATAAGATATTAAGTGTAGTTACATTTTTTATCTCTAAGAAAAATATATCTATAAGGCAATCCTATAGACTATTTTCTAGAAATGATCTAAAAACATCAGAGACAGAGTATATTCTTGAACATTTATGTAGTGTATTAGAAGAGTGGGGATACAAGAATTCAACTATATCCGAAAACTTGGAGGAAGTTATCTGCTATAAGAATAATATAGCTACCGTTGTGTATTACTTACAAGATAAGGAGGGCATAATTGGATCTGAGTCTTTATATTCTATTGTAGGTAAAGCAAGAGCTAAAAAGATAAATCATTGTATTATAGTAACTACTAGCGATTTTGATTCCAAGTGTTCTAATGCAATTAAAAGTATCAAGAAATCTGGAATAGATTTGAAGATTATAGATGGTAATGAGCTTACCAAGCTAATACGAGAAAATATAGAGAAACAAATATTAGCTGAAGGGGTAGTTTAA